In Porites lutea chromosome 1, jaPorLute2.1, whole genome shotgun sequence, a single genomic region encodes these proteins:
- the LOC140938898 gene encoding uncharacterized protein — translation MSVLSSFGFAQGDKTSSEMVKSYIKKHCDQCYPNAPLLMNNLGVMFSENALYEESQDCFNMAKLYCQHQDNIKDAVITLNQAVLKKTLGKYKEVANLATTAASLCHDISMRTTNDAQLPVKLLGRVTNMLQEFGNHQMLKKILRTAVHFDIPGADKAATTVLSRQLMKIQLEGMDKKIEAKEVKDFISRLLALLAKPDPSKISMDAELLRIVINAAKLCRSIGQCNEACELLKKLQSIFLLVHGENSFLYGLLLYQMGSFLHGSGRLNDAEAALKQAEGILIFYCGESHHSVAFCRSILGSCILLKGNVKDALEYLNKALTIFKKLNPIHPEVGEILLKFAFCYTEEGNFQQAQETLQEAETIFKLSCGEVSLKTANAYFQVGMILQRFKQFRLSAVEKIQKGIDVMINLGMSLNHSDVMFWSSFLGVLKHSLGMVKEAEKCFIDVQNSVPICDYVGSKETVSLTSENWFLHYRDTADDRRSRSSFVKAQVISLVNLVHMKGCDRRIQYLDKLVSCVTEEEIDEINVRDFAGQDVFLFTHKIASFNRPAVLIIHVFDSLPDRLGADNDNGTDSKMFLSSSAEKSPFTLFLRIHGRGLDMKEINSMTSSFRESVKMLFLQPKFRKGFKEGKDLYLELPGSADISSFSSHLDCLPLLVELELTKSQEQCDDFDYLTSWQSSVDFGVQSVPHVSYFSFKCVNQCETEFVFDYLSQNLGKNLALKGFQEDVQVISDVSPEENVAKVIVQESQNLFLIVVVRNLSVIVKCCSVKESGANCLCSSVRNALTVTIESLLEIVSINFETPMLLDCEGIGSVLGHEEYLNGNCSQSVNCNPVGCSLTLESGNSTITDGESKTASNSTRKLRVTLLSSEWSSTKGGLSTLNRELAIQLAKNPNLEVSVYLPHCREEDKQDAASQFGVNLTEAEQMPGYDPVDWLSFLPKHHTVDCIVGHGAVLGWQVQFIKRHHNCKWVQVVHTSPEEIGMYKGYGKHISKGEEKHQVEVELCKLADQVVAVGPKLFEEYSGYLRACGKDQNVFSLTPGVFSEFAEVRLANEERRTFKVLVFGCEDDEEFKVKGYDIAARAVAQLKDKHYKLVFVGAPSGKEEEVQDLLLDYGIDPSQLTVRCFNGSREELAQLFCEVDLAIMPSRTEGFGLAALEALSAGLPVLVSGNSGLGQALKKVQYGSSCVVDSEDPKDWASAIKAIRHKDRDMRLLESRILRKTYAKMYNWQDQCNRLIETMLNITQSSSKGLQPLKKDKRPTLLQPWGRAIPLVTQAQNVDESSGRSLTHHSEAHEFLGEQDRRTHQGCQPLKSPVCLENLDIIHPLYYPRDKFHYVDVGLCLLEYLLNHSRPVSYGEKGLNSCGTWSTDVVVCGSDISNDSSLSSSLIFSSATSSSLNSVPTTASTVPLADYNQFTSTKSPCESLSSFDKKCKADPSSDVIYVCESREHLSDDPLRITKSSRLSVNLPKEPSLSVDACAFSQSSYEECLNVEQSCFHPETQETKPSKTFTIENINGAEEVLISSTDQKAAIQNIASKDKDSSIGNDIKLLTTQYVEDLCANQSSKVEEPQQSIQGPLSEARLDKVDTGAATEDFFRTLLANLEDELAASQKDHYELEQQIRKLEEKLKQSEEEKRELQADLGRYLFLEEKEKRRGRLLGGATAVQEPGLLLHSRLLEISNSLSSTEMKKIKFLLKSKVNGFRLACITEAFELFEELETNGLFSLNYIGQLLGGIQRYDLVEKLGIHAPLSRSRKGSNSSVESDHASNSAKFAPVQDNILDEQTDGPEMKIQMDYAPSSKNYFELTGSDENGTSPRADEIDHGQSQCSSILSSGSSVEEDSDIRSSSKSVENVVLVEESPKSPIPSDVMFRSNSSHSSSDLSANSDKTAPPMSNSILQASFEVDVFQVMSDGSQSTPGYSDPSLASWDSQGISHMMVRPSNEPADEDGQLRGACAANGEERVVESHDFCDGAVMAVPYRTKTITECTKTDSLISSDSSLARTQSIANGGSVSSTQQQVFSDGESQITPPSSDATDWKRQGARPKETQQTVVEQAPSEPVVYITDGLAGDFLARHTQDKSLHDSIYQTDVGSFFNDFPSQRTSFIGGDISQSSRAQAYFGDCQVASGTEPFIGTGNSFVSGSSRHQGGPSNAEPFSDNSGLSPGRVGNDLFSLHSNYLSRNTSTGASNYSLQSDFVHNSSRFAGVDHFDGQTYLPSAQQAPYPPISSEDPVLNRNLGMTGSSFADPSWAGAAQTLPGDPVYNAPRFSSFSSEQLTGSVHDANRFTGDDEASAFISNQGSDEPAQKPNLTLGNSRTTTGNIDDDANSAARYQLGNSTTFDGVLAARSTHDTSVLEPRLGDTDNNRVSVLNNTDFGTDSIEASDNSLLALERRVAEACALVERVLREREEREQFGREIERKEQLIREQRARERREREERELREAENWPQQQEAINARSQWLCEHYQRHCRVRFPCCTQFYPCHRCHNISKACDNEEAKACHATHLKCSHCQHEQEIGEDSAKCRKCGGKMSAYFCAICKHFTSVDKNPYHCEKCGICRIHQDKSFHCEVCNVCLDKRLEGNHKCRPDSGHDECCICLEDAFSGCQILPCSHKVHRECAIAMIQNGIRTCPICRHPLYSQSRE, via the exons ATGTCAGTCCTAAGTTCTTTTGGATTTGCCCAAGGTGACAAAACTTCATCGGAAATGGTAAAAAGCTACATAAAAAAGCATTGTGACCAATGCTATCCCAATGCTCCCCTTCTGATGAATAACCTTGGGGTGATGTTCAGTGAAAATGCACTTTATGAGGAAAGCCAAGATTGTTTTAATATGGCCAAACTTTACTGTCAACATCAGGACAACATTAAAGATGCAGTAATTACTTTGAACCAAGCAGTTCTGAAGAAGACCTTGGGTAAATACAAAGAAGTGGCCAATCTCGCTACCACTGCAGCTTCCTTGTGTCATGACATCTCTATGAGAACAACAAATGATGCCCAACTACCAGTGAAGTTGCTGGGAAGAGTTACTAATATGTTACAAGAGTTTGGAAACCACCAAATGTTGAAGAAGATTCTGAGAACTGCTGTTCACTTTGACATCCCAGGTGCTGACAAAGCTGCTACAACTGTTTTATCCAGGCAATTGATGAAAATCCAGCTTGAGGGAatggataaaaaaattgaagccAAAGAAGTGAAAGATTTTATCTCCCGTTTACTTGCTTTGCTGGCTAAACCAGATCCTTCTAAGATATCAATGGATGCTGAGCTCTTAAGAATTGTTATCAATGCAGCAAAGCTTTGCCGCAGTATTGGTCAATGCAACGAAGCCTGCGAGTTATTAAAGAAATTGCAAAGTATTTTCCTTCTTGTCCATGGTGAAAATAGTTTTCTCTATGGATTATTACTATACCAAATGGGCAGCTTCCTGCATGGCTCTGGAAGGCTTAATGATGCTGAGGCTGCACTGAAACAGGCTGAAGGTATCTTGATTTTTTATTGTGGAGAAAGTCACCACTCAGTTGCCTTTTGCAGAAGTATTCTGGGTTCCTGTATTTTGCTAAAGGGCAATGTCAAAGATGCCTTAGAGTACCTAAATAAAGCCTTGACAATCTTTAAGAAGCTAAATCCCATTCATCCAGAAGTAGGGgagattcttttgaaatttgccTTCTGTTATACTGAAGAGGGGAATTTTCAGCAAGCCCAAGAAACCTTGCAAGAAGCAGAAACTATTTTCAAATTGTCCTGTGGTGAGGTATCTCTCAAGACAGCTAATGCATACTTTCAAGTAGGAATGATCTTGCAGAGGTTTAAACAGTTCCGTTTGTCAGCTGTTGAGAAAATACAGAAAGGCATAGATGTGATGATAAATCTTGGAATGAGTTTAAATCATTCTGATGTCATGTTTTGGAGCAGTTTTTTGGGGGTCTTAAAGCACTCTTTGGGCATGGTGAAAGAGGCAGAAAAGTGCTTTATTGATGTCCAAAACAGTGTTCCCATTTGTGATTATGTAGGCAGCAAGGAAACAGTAAGCCTTACATCCGAAAACTGGTTCCTACACTACAGAGACACAGCTGATGATAGGAGAAGCAGATCTTCATTCGTGAAAGCGCAGGTCATTTCTCTTGTTAATTTGGTGCACATGAAAGGATGTGACAGGAGAATCCAGTATCTTGATAAACTTGTGAGCTGTGtgacagaagaagaaatagatGAAATTAATGTGAGGGATTTTGCAGGCCAAGATGTGTTTCTATTTACTCACAAGATTGCTTCATTTAACCGACCTGCAGTCTtaattatacatgtatttgatTCATTGCCTGATAGATTAGGAGCAGACAATGACAATGGCACCGATTCCAAAATGTTCTTGTCATCCTCTGCAGAAAAATCACCCTTTACTTTGTTTTTGAGGATTCATGGTAGAGGTCTGgatatgaaagaaatcaacAGCATGACTTCTTCCTTTCGCGAGAGTGTAAAAATGCTATTTCTGCAACCAAAGTTTAGAAAAGGTTTCAAAGAAGGAAAGGATCTGTATTTGGAACTCCCAGGTTCAGCagacatttcttctttttctagtCACCTTGACTGCCTCCCTTTACTGGTTGAACTGGAGTTAACAAAATCACAAGAACAGTGTGATGATTTTGATTACTTGACATCTTGGCAATCTTCTGTGGACTTTGGTGTGCAATCTGTACCACAtgtctcttatttttcctttaaatgtGTCAACCAGTGTGAGACAGAGTTTGTTTTTGACTATTTGAGCCAAAATTTGGGTAAAAATTTGGCACTTAAGGGTTTCCAAGAAGATGTACAAGTAATTTCTGATGTTTCCCCAGAAGAAAATGTTGCTAAAGTCATTGTTCAAGAGtctcaaaatttgtttttaatcgTTGTTGTTAGGAATCTTTCAGTCATTGTAAAATGTTGCTCTGTTAAGGAATCAGGTGCAAACTGCCTTTGTTCCTCAGTAAGAAATGCTCTGACTGTCACCATTGAGTCATTATTAGAAATTGTCAGCATAAACTTTGAGACCCCCATGCTGCTGGATTGTGAAGGCATTGGATCTGTTCTTGGCCATGAAGAATATTTGAATGGTAACTGTAGTCAAAGTGTAAACTGTAACCCAGTTGGTTGTAGTTTAACTTTAGAATCTGGGAATTCAACAATAACAGACGGAGAAAGCAAAACAGCTTCCAATTCTACAAGGAAACTGAGAGTAACTCTGTTAAGCTCTGAATGGAGCTCTACAAAGGGAGGTTTGTCAACCCTCAACCGAGAGCTAGCCATTCAGCTGGCTAAGAACCCCAACCTGGAGGTCAGCGTTTATCTCCCTCATTGCCGTGAAGAAGATAAACAAGATGCTGCAAGTCAATTTGGTGTAAATCTAACTGAAGCAGAACAAATGCCAGGATATGACCCAGTTGACTGGTTGTCCTTTCTACCAAAACACCATACTGTGGATTGTATAGTTGGACACGGAGCTGTTCTTGGATGGCAGGTGCAGTTTATTAAGCGTCATCATAACTGCAAGTGGGTTCAGGTGGTACATACTTCTCCAGAAGAAATTGGAATGTACAAAGGATATGGAAAACACATTTCTAAAGGTGAGGAGAAGCACCAAGTGGAGGTTGAACTCTGTAAATTAGCTGATCAAGTAGTAGCAGTGGGACCCAAGCTTTTTGAAGAATACTCAGGTTACCTTCGTGCCTGTGGAAAGGATCAAAATGTTTTCAGTCTAACTCCAGGCGTTTTCTCTGAATTTGCTGAAGTAAGGCTTGCCAATGAAGAGAGAAGAACATTTAAAGTGTTAGTGTTTGGATGTGAGGATGATGAAGAATTCAAGGTGAAAGGATATGACATTGCTGCTCGTGCTGTTGCCCAGTTGAAAGACAAGCACTATAAACTTGTGTTTGTTGGTGCACCAAGTGGAAAAGAGGAAGAAGTACAAGATTTATTACTCGATTATGGCATTGATCCCAGTCAACTAACTGTACGTTGCTTTAATGGAAGCAGAGAGGAGTTAGCTCAACTATTTTGTGAAGTAGACCTTGCAATAATGCCTTCGCGAACTGAAGGATTTGGACTTGCTGCCCTTGAGGCTTTATCTGCTGGGCTGCCTGTGCTGGTCAGTGGGAACTCTGGTCTAGGTCAGGCCTTAAAGAAAGTTCAATATGGTTCAAGCTGTGTGGTGGACTCAGAAGATCCTAAAGACTGGGCCAGTGCAATCAAAGCTATCCGTCACAAAGACAGGGACATGAGACTTTTGGAGTCTAGAATCCTACGTAAAACTTATGCAAAAATGTACAACTGGCAGGATCAATGTAATAGACTCATTGAAACAATGCTTAACATCACTCAAA GCTCATCGAAAGGACTTCAACCtttgaaaaaagacaaaagaccaACTCTCTTACAACCTTGGGGACGTGCAATACCACTGGTTACCCAAGCTCAGAAT GTTGATGAGAGCAGTGGAAGGTCACTCACCCACCACAGTGAGGCACATGAGTTTTTAGGTGAACAAGACAGACGAACTCACCAGGGGTGTCAACCACTCAAATCTCCTGTCTGCTTGGAA AATCTGGACATCATCCACCCTTTGTACTATCCCCGTGACAAGTTTCATTATGTAGATGTTGGCCTTTGCCTTCTGGAGTACCTTTTAAATCACTCAAGACCTGTATCATATGGAGAGAAAGGATTGAACAGCTGTGGAACATGGTCAACTGATGTTGTTGTGTGTGGCAGTGACATTTCAAATGATTCCAGTCTATCTTCAAGTTTGATCTTTTCAAGTGCTACTTCATCTTCATTGAACTCAGTGCCTACAACTGCTTCTACGGTCCCTCTAGCGGACTATAATCAATTCACATCAACAAAGTCCCCATGTGAGAGCTTATCATCTTTTGACAAGAAATGCAAGGCAGATCCTTCTTCTGATGTAATTTATGTTTGTGAATCCAGAGAACACCTGTCTGATGATCCATTAAGAATTACAAAGAGCAGTAGACTGTCTGTTAATTTACCAAAGGAGCCTTCACTGTCTGTTGATGCATGTGCATTTTCACAATCAAGTTACGAGGAATGCTTAAATGTAGAACAGAGTTGTTTTCATCCTGAAACACAGGAGACTAAACCGTCAAAAACATTCACTATCGAAAACATCAATGGAGCTGAGGAAGTGCTGATAAGTTCTACTGATCAGAAAGCTGCAATACAGAATATTGCTTCAAAGGACAAGGACTCAAGTATTGGTAATGACATCAAGCTCTTGACAACTCAGTATGTTGAAGATTTATGTGCTAATCAAAGTTCAAAGGTTGAAGAACCTCAACAGAGTATTCAAGGACCATTGTCTGAGGCACGTTTAGACAAAGTTGACACAGGAGCTGCAACTGAGGATTTTTTTAGAACTCTGCTGGCCAATTTAGAGGATGAATTGGCAGCTTCTCAGAAGGATCATTATGAATTAGAACAACAGATAAGAAAACTGGAAGAAAAGTTGAAGCAGAGTGAGGAGGAGAAACGAGAGCTTCAAGCTGACCTAGGGAGATACCTCTTTcttgaagaaaaagagaagcgCCGTGGAAGGCTTCTTGGTGGGGCAACTGCAGTGCAAGAGCCTG GTCTCCTCCTGCATTCAAGGCTCCTAGAGATCTCTAACTCATTATCATCTACAGAAATGAAAAAGATCAAGTTTTTGCTCAAAAGCAAAGTCAATGGTTTCAGACTTGCATGTATAACAGAGGCGTTTGAACTGTTTGAAGAACTGGAAACTAATGGATTGTTTTCCTTAAACTATATTGGGCAACTGCTTGGTGGAATTCAGCGATATGATCTTGTGGAAAAACTTGGAATTCATGCACCCCTATCAAGGAGTAGAAAAG gatCAAACAGTTCTGTTGAGTCAGACCATGCTTCCAATTCAGCCAAATTTGCCCCGGTACAAGACAACATTTTGGATGAACAGACAGATGGACCTGAAATGAAGATACAGATGGATTATGCACCTtcctcaaaaaattattttgaacttACAGGCAGTGATGAAAATGGTACATCACCAAGAGCAGATGAAATAGATCATGGTCAAAGCCAGTGCTCATCAATTTTATCCAGTGGAAGCTCAGTTGAGGAAGACAGTGACATACGTTCGTCAAGTAAGAGTGTAGAAAATGTTGTGCTGGTCGAGGAAAGTCCTAAGTCACCCATCCCTTCAGATGTTATGTTTAGGTCAAATTCCAGTCACAGCTCGTCTGATTTGTCAGCAAATTCTGACAAGACTGCACCACCAATGTCTAACAGCATTTTACAAGCTTCTTTTGAAGTTGATGTGTTTCAAGTGATGTCAGATGGTTCCCAGTCAACTCCTGGCTACAGCGACCCCAGTCTCGCCTCATGGGATTCTCAAGGGATCTCTCATATGATGGTAAGGCCAAGCAACGAGCCAGCAGATGAAGATGGCCAGCTACGAGGGGCATGTGCCGCCAATGGCGAAGAAAGAGTGGTTGAGTCTCATGATTTCTGTGATGGAGCAGTAATGGCAGTTCCATATCGCACAAAGACAATCACTGAGTGTACAAAAACAGATTCTCTAATTAGTTCAGATTCTAGCCTTGCCAGAACTCAGAGTATTGCAAATGGAGGAAGTGTTTCTTCAACACAGCAGCAGGTGTTTTCAGATGGAGAAAGCCAAATTACTCCACCATCGTCAGATGCAACAGACTGGAAACGTCAAGGTGCTAGACCAAAGGAAACTCAACAAACAGTGGTTGAACAAGCACCATCGGAGCCTGTTGTATATATAACCGATGGCTTAGCTGGTGATTTCTTAGCGAGACATACCCAAGACAAATCCCTTCATGACAGCATCTATCAAACTGATGTTGGTTCTTTCTTCAATGACTTTCCATCGCAGAGGACTTCCTTTATTGGCGGTGACATATCTCAATCTAGCAGAGCCCAGGCGTACTTTGGCGATTGCCAGGTTGCATCCGGGACAGAGCCTTTTATTGGAACTGGAAATTCATTTGTAAGTGGATCTAGTAGACATCAGGGTGGCCCTTCAAATGCGGAACCTTTCAGTGACAACTCAGGTCTTTCGCCCGGCCGTGTAGGAAATGATTTGTTCTCATTGCATAGTAACTATTTATCAAGAAATACTTCAACTGGTGCCAGCAACTATTCTCTTCAAAGTGACTTTGTACATAATAGCAGTAGATTTGCAGGAGTTGACCATTTTGATGGACAGACTTATTTGCCGTCAGCACAGCAAGCACCATATCCTCCTATATCAAGTGAAGACCCTGTTCTAAATAGAAATCTAGGAATGACTGGTTCAAGTTTTGCTGACCCTTCATGGGCAGGTGCAGCGCAAACACTACCTGGGGATCCTGTATATAATGCACCAAGATTTAGTAGCTTTTCAAGTGAGCAGCTTACGGGCTCTGTTCACGATGCAAATAGGTTTACTGGTGATGACGAAGCTTCAGCTTTTATTTCTAATCAGGGCTCAGATGAGCCGGCTCAGAAACCAAATTTAACACTTGGAAATTCAAGGACAACAACTGGAAACATTGATGATGATGCAAATTCAGCTGCACGGTATCAGCTTGGAAATTCCACAACTTTCGATGGTGTTTTGGCAGCGAGATCTACTCATGACACATCTGTTTTAGAACCACGTCTTGGTGACACAGACAACAATAGAGTTTCTGTGTTAAACAACACAGACTTTGGTACTGATTCAATAGAGGCCTCTGACAACTCGTTACTTGCTCTCGAACGGCGTGTTGCGGAAGCTTGTGCCCTTGTTGAACGCGTTCTTCGGGAGAGGGAGGAACGTGAACAGTTTGGAAGAGAAATAGAAAGGAAAGAACAGTTAATAAGAGAACAAAGAGCTCGAGAAAGACGTGAGAGAGAAGAAAGAGAGTTACGAGAAGCTGAAAACTGGCCACAACAACAAGAAGCCATCAATGCACGATCACAGTGGTTATGTGAACATTATCAACGGCACTGCAGAGTACGATTCCCTTGTTGCACACAATTCTATCCATGTCATCGCTGTCACAACATCTCAAAAGCTTGTGACAATGAAGAGGCTAAAGCTTGTCACGCCACTCACCTGAAGTGCTCTCACTGTCAGCATGAACAGGag ATTGGTGAAGACAGTGCAAAGTGTCGTAAGTGTGGAGGAAAAATGTCTGCTTATTTCTGTGCCATCTGTAAACATTTCACCAGTGTGGACAAGAATCCGTACCATTGTGAAAAATGTGGAATATGCCG